One part of the Populus alba chromosome 18, ASM523922v2, whole genome shotgun sequence genome encodes these proteins:
- the LOC118051145 gene encoding uncharacterized protein has translation MDNNMSCIRRAGVGVVVVPHGTSSRSLRMVRGVVVVSHGSSSRSSRRGCGVVRASMVDSYESSSDFVKRMEQAWLISQQPRPVPCTSCDSNGQVECQWCRGTGFFILGDNILCQVPSRNTTCVICAGTGSICCSDCKGTGFRARWLGKPPISK, from the exons ATGGATAACAACATGAGTTGCATAAGAAGAGCAGGAGTTGGTGTTGTAGTTGTACCTCATGGTACAAGTAGTAGAAGCTTAAGGATGGTTCGTGGGGTTGTAGTTGTATCTCATGGTTCAAGTAGTAGAAGCTCAAGGAGAGGTTGTGGGGTTGTTAGAGCTTCAATGGTAGATTCTTATGAGAGCTCATCTGATTTTGTTAAGAGAATGGAACAAGCTTGGTTAATCTCCCAg CAACCAAGGCCAGTTCCCTGTACTTCTTGCGATTCAAATGGGCAAGTTGAATGCCAGTGGTGTAGAGGCACTGGATTCTTCATTCTTGGCGATAACATACTCTGCCAAGTTCCTTCCAGAAATACCACTTGTGTTATTTGTGCTGGAACG gggTCAATTTGCTGCTCTGATTGTAAAGGAACTGGCTTTCGAGCCAGGTGGTTGGGGAAGCCTCCCATCTCCAAGTAA
- the LOC118051142 gene encoding probable monogalactosyldiacylglycerol synthase, chloroplastic isoform X3 has protein sequence MSQVFITDLWSEHTPWPFNQLPRSYNFLVKHEALWKMTYYGTAPRVIHQSNFAATSTFIAREVAKGLMKYQPDIIISVHPLMQHVPLHILRAKGLLQKIVFTTVVTDLSTCHPTWFHKLVTRCYCPSTDVSKRAMKAGLKPSQIKVYGLPVRPSFVKPVRPKGELRRELGMDEDLPAVLLMGGGEGMGPIEATARALADSLYDENLGKPKGQVLVICGRNKKLTNRLLSIDWKVPVKVEGFVTKMEECMGACDCIITKAGPGTIAEAMIRGLPIILNDYIAGQEVGNVPHVVENGCGKFSKSPKEIAKIVAEWFGPKADELRAMSQNALKLARPDSVFKIVHDLHELVRHRNFVPQYSCAT, from the exons ATGTCGCAGGTGTTTATTACTGATTTGTGGTCAGAACATACGCCTTGGCCTTTTAATCAATTGCCCAGAAGCTATAATTTCCTGGTGAAACATGAGGCATTGTGGAAAATGACATATTATGGAACTGCACCACGTGTGATTCATCAATCTAATTTTGCTGCAACTTCAACATTTATAGCTCG AGAGGTTGCAAAAGGATTGATGAAATACCAGCCTGACATCATTATCAGTGTCCATCCACTGATGCAACATGTTCCTCTTCATATATTGAGGGCAAAGGGACTTTTACAGAAGATAGTTTTTACCACTGTTGTCACCGATCTAAGCACTTGTCATCCTACATG GTTCCATAAGCTTGTGACGAGATGTTATTGCCCATCAACAGATGTATCAAAGAGGGCAATGAAAGCTGGGCTCAAACCCTCACAGATTAAGGTTTATGGCCTTCCTGTACGGCCTTCTTTTGTGAAGCCTGTTAGACCAAAG GGTGAATTAAGAAGGGAACTAGGAATGGATGAGGATCTTCCAGCTGTGTTACTGATGGGAGGAGGGGAAGGGATGGGTCCCATTGAGGCAACTGCAAGAGCACTTGCGGATTCATTATATGATGAGAATCTTGGAAAGCCAAAAGGTCAAGTCCTCGTGATATGTGGTCGCAACAAAAAGCTCACTAACAGATTACTCTCGATTGATTGGAAGGTTCCGGTCAAG GTGGAGGGTTTTGTCACTAAAATGGAGGAGTGCATGGGTGCTTGTGACTGTATTATCACAAAG GCTGGACCAGGGACTATTGCAGAAGCAATGATTCGAGGTCTTCCCATAATTTTGAATGATTACATTGCTGGACAA GAAGTAGGCAACGTGCCTCATGTGGTGGAGAATGGATGCGGGAAGTTCTCAAAATCACCGAAAGAGATTGCAAAGATTGTTGCAGAATGGTTTGGTCCGAAGGCAGATGAACTCAGGGCCATGTCACAAAATGCACTGAAGCTGGCCAGACCTGATTCTGTATTCAAGATTGTCCATGATCTCCATGAGCTGGTTAGACACAGAAATTTTGTCCCCCAGTATTCCTGTGCAACTTGA
- the LOC118051142 gene encoding monogalactosyldiacylglycerol synthase, chloroplastic isoform X2: protein MHNPSAVTTTQESGSVFEFVAQMGGFAFNRAVQSINSNGLSFSRSDFLFFDSPVGLKTRKVNASLSLSSRSGFRSVWSEFNRTIRLHSERIPIGFASVQIGSGDNYGNNNIGSNDGNNTNGLRDDGCGVLVDDGVRLNGVEGGSPKRVLILMSDTGGGHRASAEAIRAAFNEEFGDDYQVFITDLWSEHTPWPFNQLPRSYNFLVKHEALWKMTYYGTAPRVIHQSNFAATSTFIARFHKLVTRCYCPSTDVSKRAMKAGLKPSQIKVYGLPVRPSFVKPVRPKGELRRELGMDEDLPAVLLMGGGEGMGPIEATARALADSLYDENLGKPKGQVLVICGRNKKLTNRLLSIDWKVPVKVEGFVTKMEECMGACDCIITKAGPGTIAEAMIRGLPIILNDYIAGQEVGNVPHVVENGCGKFSKSPKEIAKIVAEWFGPKADELRAMSQNALKLARPDSVFKIVHDLHELVRHRNFVPQYSCAT from the exons ATGCATAACCCCTCGGCAGTAACCACCACCCAAGAATCAGGCTCTGTCTTTGAATTTGTAGCTCAAATGGGTGGCTTTGCTTTTAATAGAGCAGTTCAAAGCATAAACTCAAATGGGTTATCTTTTTCTAGGTCagattttctgttttttgatAGCCCGGTTGGTCTAAAAACGAGAAAGGTTAATGCTTCATTGAGTTTGAGTAGTAGAAGTGGTTTTAGAAGTGTTTGGAGTGAATTTAATAGGACTATTAGGCTCCATTCCGAGAGAATCCCAATTGGATTTGCTTCAGTTCAGATTGGTTCAGGAGATAattatggtaataataatataggTAGCAATGATGGTAATAATACTAATGGGTTAAGAGATGATGGATGTGGTGTTTTGGTGGATGATGGTGTGCGTTTGAATGGTGTAGAAGGTGGGAGTCCTAAAAGGGTTCTCATTTTGATGAGTGATACTGGTGGTGGTCATAGAGCTTCTGCTGAGGCTATTAGGGCTGCCTTCAATGAAGAATTTGGTGATGATTATCAG GTGTTTATTACTGATTTGTGGTCAGAACATACGCCTTGGCCTTTTAATCAATTGCCCAGAAGCTATAATTTCCTGGTGAAACATGAGGCATTGTGGAAAATGACATATTATGGAACTGCACCACGTGTGATTCATCAATCTAATTTTGCTGCAACTTCAACATTTATAGCTCG GTTCCATAAGCTTGTGACGAGATGTTATTGCCCATCAACAGATGTATCAAAGAGGGCAATGAAAGCTGGGCTCAAACCCTCACAGATTAAGGTTTATGGCCTTCCTGTACGGCCTTCTTTTGTGAAGCCTGTTAGACCAAAG GGTGAATTAAGAAGGGAACTAGGAATGGATGAGGATCTTCCAGCTGTGTTACTGATGGGAGGAGGGGAAGGGATGGGTCCCATTGAGGCAACTGCAAGAGCACTTGCGGATTCATTATATGATGAGAATCTTGGAAAGCCAAAAGGTCAAGTCCTCGTGATATGTGGTCGCAACAAAAAGCTCACTAACAGATTACTCTCGATTGATTGGAAGGTTCCGGTCAAG GTGGAGGGTTTTGTCACTAAAATGGAGGAGTGCATGGGTGCTTGTGACTGTATTATCACAAAG GCTGGACCAGGGACTATTGCAGAAGCAATGATTCGAGGTCTTCCCATAATTTTGAATGATTACATTGCTGGACAA GAAGTAGGCAACGTGCCTCATGTGGTGGAGAATGGATGCGGGAAGTTCTCAAAATCACCGAAAGAGATTGCAAAGATTGTTGCAGAATGGTTTGGTCCGAAGGCAGATGAACTCAGGGCCATGTCACAAAATGCACTGAAGCTGGCCAGACCTGATTCTGTATTCAAGATTGTCCATGATCTCCATGAGCTGGTTAGACACAGAAATTTTGTCCCCCAGTATTCCTGTGCAACTTGA
- the LOC118051143 gene encoding VQ motif-containing protein 11: MKIEGYNHMNTMATSSSSSPASPTTFVQADTNSFRDLVQKLTGLASDTQQLPATRTLSSSKPFHGAVDFTGPRRSPFKLQERRHTSRKLEIKLGLTSLSNSKSPTRQTRQVESPVTPLSSEFLFFPSPCTTESPSPRAVLEEEKAIAEKGFYLHPSPLNTPRGSEPPELLPLFPLSSPSQSNQD; the protein is encoded by the coding sequence ATGAAAATAGAAGGGTATAATCACATGAACACCATggcaacttcttcttcttcttctccagcaTCACCTACAACCTTTGTTCAAGCAGACACAAACAGTTTTAGAGACCTTGTCCAGAAATTAACCGGTTTAGCTAGTGACACGCAACAACTTCCGGCGACAAGAACACTATCCTCATCAAAACCATTTCATGGTGCCGTTGACTTCACCGGCCCACGCCGGTCACCTTTCAAGCTCCAAGAACGTAGGCATACCTCAAGAAAGCTAGAGATCAAACTTGGCTTGACCTCTCTCAGCAACTCTAAATCACCAACCCGCCAAACACGCCAAGTCGAATCGCCAGTCACTCCACTTAGCTcagagtttttgtttttcccgAGTCCATGCACTACCGAGTCGCCATCTCCACGAGCAGTTTTAGAGGAGGAGAAGGCCATAGCTGAAAAGGGTTTTTACTTGCATCCGTCGCCGTTGAATACACCAAGAGGGAGCGAGCCACCTGAGCTGCTGCCTCTGTTTCCATTGAGTTCACCGAGTCAGAGCAATCAAGATTAG
- the LOC118051141 gene encoding probable steroid-binding protein 3, protein MDFTADQLLQYNGTNPSNPIYVAIKGRVFDVTTGKSFYGPGGSYAMFAGKDASRALAKMSKNDEDITSSLHGLTEKEIGVLDDWEKKFEAKYPVVGRVVS, encoded by the coding sequence ATGGATTTCACAGCAGATCAACTTCTTCAGTACAATGGTACAAACCCTTCAAACCCCATATACGTAGCAATCAAAGGAAGAGTCTTTGATGTGACTACGGGCAAAAGCTTCTATGGACCAGGTGGTTCTTATGCAATGTTTGCAGGCAAGGATGCAAGCAGGGCTTTAGCTAAAATGAGCAAAAATGATGAAGATATCACTTCTTCATTACATGGACTTACTGAAAAGGAGATTGGTGTGCTTGATGATTGGGAAAAGAAGTTTGAGGCTAAGTACCCTGTTGTTGGTCGCGTTGTGTCTTAG
- the LOC118051140 gene encoding uncharacterized protein, whose product MDKGKAVMGSGRRWAVDFTDNSTTPSSRDIPDPPGFNRASQEQDDSAVTKQKKDAEANWKSQKAWEVAQAPFKNLLMMGFMMWMAGNTVHLFSIGITFSALWQPIGALQGVGKVFEPYKDSKVDLLAPKLIFIALNLGGLALGIWKLNTLGLLPTHVSDWVSSLPPAKEVEYSGGGFPLR is encoded by the exons ATGGACAAAGGGAAAGCAGTGATGGGATCGGGGAGAAGATGGGCCGTTGATTTCACTGACAATTCAACCACTCCTTCTTCTCGTGATATCCCTGATCCTCCTGGCTTCAATCGCGCCTCTCAAGAACAG GATGATTCGGCCGTCACCAAGCAAAAAAAGGATGCTGAAGCTAATTGGAAATCTCag AAAGCTTGGGAAGTGGCACAAGCCCCCTTCAAGAACTTGCTAATGATGGGTTTCATGATGTGGATGGCTGGAAATACAGTGCATCTATTTAGCATTGGGATTACTTTTTCTGCTCTTTGGCAGCCCATAGGTGCTCTTCAAGGAGTTGGGAAAG TTTTTGAGCCATACAAAGACAGTAAAGTGGATCTTCTTGCACCTAAGTTAATCTTTATTGCCCTAAATTTGGGTGGTTTAGCATTGGGTATTTGGAAG cTTAACACACTGGGACTTCTTCCTACACACGTATCAGACTGGGTTTCATCCCTACCCCCTGCTAAG GAGGTCGAATATTCAGGTGGTGGTTTTCCTCTGCGCTGA
- the LOC118051144 gene encoding uncharacterized protein yields MGHRHVHHQATDSLVNLFTKANNDLTLVQLKLEREFQQIYPDNANPVKLVNRIKKVQGDLTVLKDQCQELLAAKQDLIDKARTVLVGNRNLIQRMEVSIGVDVTGDAEDPAFVNFNQIIDEWTTQVRARTGDEKHDSDAEDINKLLFSAIVQNN; encoded by the exons ATGGGCCACCGCCACGTCCACCACCAAGCAACTGACAGTTTAGTAAACCTCTTCACGAAGGCAAACAACGATCTTACTCTTGTCCAACTCAAGCTCGAGagagaatttcaacagatctaCCCTgacaat GCAAATCCAGTGAAGCTGGTTAATAGAATAAAGAAAGTACAAGGAGATTTGACAGTCTTGAAGGATCAGTGTCAAGAGCTTCTTGCAGCTAAACAG GATTTGATTGATAAGGCGCGGACGGTTCTTGTGGGGAATAGGAATTTGATACAGAGGATGGAAGTGTCGATAGGGGTTGATGTTACTGGTGATGCCGAGGATCCTGCATTTGTGAACTTCAATCAA aTTATTGATGAGTGGACGACTCAGGTCAGAGCAAGAACAG GGGATGAGAAGCACGATTCTGACGCTGAGGATATCAACAAGTTGCTTTTCTCAGCCATAgttcaaaacaattaa
- the LOC118051142 gene encoding monogalactosyldiacylglycerol synthase, chloroplastic isoform X1, with protein sequence MHNPSAVTTTQESGSVFEFVAQMGGFAFNRAVQSINSNGLSFSRSDFLFFDSPVGLKTRKVNASLSLSSRSGFRSVWSEFNRTIRLHSERIPIGFASVQIGSGDNYGNNNIGSNDGNNTNGLRDDGCGVLVDDGVRLNGVEGGSPKRVLILMSDTGGGHRASAEAIRAAFNEEFGDDYQVFITDLWSEHTPWPFNQLPRSYNFLVKHEALWKMTYYGTAPRVIHQSNFAATSTFIAREVAKGLMKYQPDIIISVHPLMQHVPLHILRAKGLLQKIVFTTVVTDLSTCHPTWFHKLVTRCYCPSTDVSKRAMKAGLKPSQIKVYGLPVRPSFVKPVRPKGELRRELGMDEDLPAVLLMGGGEGMGPIEATARALADSLYDENLGKPKGQVLVICGRNKKLTNRLLSIDWKVPVKVEGFVTKMEECMGACDCIITKAGPGTIAEAMIRGLPIILNDYIAGQEVGNVPHVVENGCGKFSKSPKEIAKIVAEWFGPKADELRAMSQNALKLARPDSVFKIVHDLHELVRHRNFVPQYSCAT encoded by the exons ATGCATAACCCCTCGGCAGTAACCACCACCCAAGAATCAGGCTCTGTCTTTGAATTTGTAGCTCAAATGGGTGGCTTTGCTTTTAATAGAGCAGTTCAAAGCATAAACTCAAATGGGTTATCTTTTTCTAGGTCagattttctgttttttgatAGCCCGGTTGGTCTAAAAACGAGAAAGGTTAATGCTTCATTGAGTTTGAGTAGTAGAAGTGGTTTTAGAAGTGTTTGGAGTGAATTTAATAGGACTATTAGGCTCCATTCCGAGAGAATCCCAATTGGATTTGCTTCAGTTCAGATTGGTTCAGGAGATAattatggtaataataatataggTAGCAATGATGGTAATAATACTAATGGGTTAAGAGATGATGGATGTGGTGTTTTGGTGGATGATGGTGTGCGTTTGAATGGTGTAGAAGGTGGGAGTCCTAAAAGGGTTCTCATTTTGATGAGTGATACTGGTGGTGGTCATAGAGCTTCTGCTGAGGCTATTAGGGCTGCCTTCAATGAAGAATTTGGTGATGATTATCAG GTGTTTATTACTGATTTGTGGTCAGAACATACGCCTTGGCCTTTTAATCAATTGCCCAGAAGCTATAATTTCCTGGTGAAACATGAGGCATTGTGGAAAATGACATATTATGGAACTGCACCACGTGTGATTCATCAATCTAATTTTGCTGCAACTTCAACATTTATAGCTCG AGAGGTTGCAAAAGGATTGATGAAATACCAGCCTGACATCATTATCAGTGTCCATCCACTGATGCAACATGTTCCTCTTCATATATTGAGGGCAAAGGGACTTTTACAGAAGATAGTTTTTACCACTGTTGTCACCGATCTAAGCACTTGTCATCCTACATG GTTCCATAAGCTTGTGACGAGATGTTATTGCCCATCAACAGATGTATCAAAGAGGGCAATGAAAGCTGGGCTCAAACCCTCACAGATTAAGGTTTATGGCCTTCCTGTACGGCCTTCTTTTGTGAAGCCTGTTAGACCAAAG GGTGAATTAAGAAGGGAACTAGGAATGGATGAGGATCTTCCAGCTGTGTTACTGATGGGAGGAGGGGAAGGGATGGGTCCCATTGAGGCAACTGCAAGAGCACTTGCGGATTCATTATATGATGAGAATCTTGGAAAGCCAAAAGGTCAAGTCCTCGTGATATGTGGTCGCAACAAAAAGCTCACTAACAGATTACTCTCGATTGATTGGAAGGTTCCGGTCAAG GTGGAGGGTTTTGTCACTAAAATGGAGGAGTGCATGGGTGCTTGTGACTGTATTATCACAAAG GCTGGACCAGGGACTATTGCAGAAGCAATGATTCGAGGTCTTCCCATAATTTTGAATGATTACATTGCTGGACAA GAAGTAGGCAACGTGCCTCATGTGGTGGAGAATGGATGCGGGAAGTTCTCAAAATCACCGAAAGAGATTGCAAAGATTGTTGCAGAATGGTTTGGTCCGAAGGCAGATGAACTCAGGGCCATGTCACAAAATGCACTGAAGCTGGCCAGACCTGATTCTGTATTCAAGATTGTCCATGATCTCCATGAGCTGGTTAGACACAGAAATTTTGTCCCCCAGTATTCCTGTGCAACTTGA